A section of the Methanoculleus taiwanensis genome encodes:
- a CDS encoding class I SAM-dependent methyltransferase, with translation MTEAKTEKEFWEHFWKNTALPCRINPSFSNDRVIAETLKRWIPAGDGERVALEVGCAPGKWMVYLAEDLGYVPAGCEYVESAVRTTEKNLELCCIPNARVYHGDFLTMDFEGRTFDLILSLGFIEHFSNPEDVIRRKLSLLNDGGYLAIGIPKFTGLNYHLARIVDETLDRKLLPAHNLAIMDRDYFCSLPRTLPLAPVFIDTIGGFEPALFDISRTPLWFKGVFHAFSAGLANPIVRCLNLGWCSGYIMAIYRKDGALP, from the coding sequence ATGACTGAAGCAAAAACGGAGAAGGAGTTCTGGGAGCACTTCTGGAAGAATACAGCACTTCCGTGCCGTATCAATCCGTCGTTTTCCAACGATCGGGTCATCGCCGAGACTCTGAAGCGATGGATTCCTGCAGGTGATGGAGAGAGGGTCGCTCTTGAGGTGGGCTGCGCTCCCGGAAAGTGGATGGTTTATCTCGCTGAGGATCTCGGGTATGTTCCTGCGGGATGCGAGTATGTCGAATCCGCAGTTCGAACCACAGAGAAAAATCTGGAACTCTGCTGTATCCCGAATGCACGGGTCTATCACGGAGATTTTCTTACGATGGATTTTGAGGGGCGAACGTTCGATCTTATCCTCTCACTGGGCTTTATAGAGCACTTCTCCAATCCGGAAGACGTCATCCGGAGAAAACTATCGCTTCTGAATGATGGGGGATACCTGGCCATAGGGATTCCGAAGTTCACCGGCCTTAACTACCATTTAGCGAGGATTGTCGATGAAACACTCGACCGGAAGCTCCTTCCTGCCCATAACCTCGCGATTATGGATCGGGACTACTTCTGCAGTCTGCCCCGGACTCTTCCTCTCGCACCGGTATTCATCGATACCATCGGAGGATTCGAACCGGCTCTCTTCGACATCTCCCGAACGCCTCTCTGGTTCAAAGGCGTATTCCACGCTTTCAGTGCGGGTCTCGCAAATCCCATCGTCCGATGTCTGAATCTGGGCTGGTGCTCAGGCTACATTATGGCAATCTACCGGAAAGACGGAGCCCTGCCATGA